The Thermococcus sibiricus MM 739 DNA window TAATAATCGCAGAGAAACCCAATGTTGCCAAGAAAATTGCATATGCACTTGCTGAACGGAAACCAATTCGAAAAACAATTGGAAAAGTGCCCTATTATGAGCTTACTCGAGACGGGAAGAAAATAATAGTTGCTCCTGCAGTGGGCCATCTTTTTTCTCTCGCTCCAAAAGAGAGAACTTATGGATATCCTGTCTTTGATATTGATTGGGTACCAGTTTATTTAGCAGAGAAAGGGAAAAGCTATACAAAGGATTACATAAAAGCCCTCAAAGAACTAGCCAAACAAGCAGATGAGTTTGTGATTGCATGTGATTATGATACAGAGGGTGAAGTGATCGGTTACACCGCATTAAAGTATGCGTGTGGGGTTGAACCCTCAAAAGCAAAAAGGATGAAGTTTTCTGCTCTAACCAAACAAGACCTTCTAAGAGCTTGGTATAATCTCGAGCCCACAATAAACTTCGGAATGGCTGATGCAGGGATAACTAGACATATTTTAGATTGGTACTGGGGTGTAAACCTGTCAAGGGCCTTAAGTTCTGCTATACGGAAGAGCAGTGGGAAATGGCATGTTCTCTCTACCGGTAGAGTCCAGGGCCCTACTCTCAAATTTTTAGTGGATAGAGAAAAGGAAATCGAAAACTTTGTCCCCACTCCTTACTGGGTCATAAAAATGATTCTCGAAAAAAATGGGGAACAATATACTGCAAATTATGAAAAAGATCGTATTCTAAACGAAGAAGAAGCCAAAAGAATTGTTGAAGAGGCTAAAAAAGGCCCTGCCTTTGTAGAGAAAATTGAGATTACTCAACAAAAGAGAAGCCCTCCATATCCATTTGACCTAGGGACCCTTCAAAGAGAGTCCTATTCCGCCTTTGGTTATAGCCCCAAAAAAACATTAGAGATAGCACAGAAGCTCTATGAGAAAGGTTACTGCCTTCACCCAGATTCGCTCATACCAACTCCCAAGGGAGTGAAAAAAATCGAAGAGCTACCCAAGGAAGGTGAAGTCTTCGCCCTTGACTTTGACCTCAAGTTGTCAAGGGCACGATACAGGCTACTCGAAAGGGATGCAGACGAGCTCATGTATAAGGTTACCCTTAGCGATAGAACTGAGCTTTATCTAACAGGGGATCATCCAGTTCTGGCTTATCGGGATGACAGGCTAATATTCGTGCCCGCTGAGGAACTCAAAGATGATGACCAGGTAGTGCTTCTCATAAACCCTTGGAAGTTCCAGAGTGCGAGCGAAACTCCAAAGCTGTTTGATTTTATCCTCAAAAACGCCTCCTCCATGAAGGATTACATTCTCTATGATCAATCATTTGGTTCCGTTATAAGGAATAGGATAAAGAAAGCTGGATTGAAAGTGGAAATCCTGTGGAAGTTCAAAATTAAGGAACCTACATATTACAAATATCTCAGAGGCAAAATGCCAGTTCCTGTATTTAAGTTCCTTATAGAGAGAGGGGTAATCTCAAAGGAAGAAGCGAGAGAAGTTTTTAAAGGATTCTCATACAGTACCTCATTATCTGCGGTTTCGTTTGAGTTCAATGAAGACTTCTGGTACTTGTATGGCTTTGTAGTTGGGGACTGCCATCTTGATAAAAGGGGTCAGATAACAATAGGCGCCAGGGATAGAACAGAAGAAACTATAATGGCTATTCAGGAAGTTGCGAATTCTATAGGTGTTCGATTTGCTTATGATTCAAGATACAAGATAATACGCCTCGGTAGCAAGTCTCTGGTGAGACTGTTTGAACTCCTTGGCTGTCCATATGGAAACAAAATGAAAATATTTGAGATTCCCGGTGAGGTAATGGCAAAACCCGGATGGATGGCTTCGTTCTTAGCTGGCTACTACGATGCTGATAGTCACATTGGAACCAAGTCAACAGGCGGTAGAAAATCACTGTCTCCTCAAATCGTTTTAACCTCTAAGAACAGAAGAGCAATATACACAGTTAAACTCATGTGGCAGTTGCTCGGTGTTGGCACCTATCTGTGGGAGAGAAAAGACAAAAATGGGAATCTCATGGCCTACGAGCTTAAAGTGTATTCGCGGGATTCTCTCAAGTTCTATGAGATTATGAAGGACCACCTACGAGTGAAAAGGTGTGATTTGGAAAAGGTTCGAAATGCTGCGATCAGGAAGAGAAAATCTTATTCCCATCACTACAGTGTGCTGAAGGTTACAGACTGGAATGGCAAGCTAAAGAGCAATAAAAAGCTTTGGAAAGAGTTTGACATTTCCAACCAAACAGCTCACGGGAGGGGGATAAGTCTCGACAAGCTCAGAAGGATCAGAGATTACCTGACCGATGAAGACCTCCGCAGGATTGCCACGGGGGACGTTTACATTCTTGGGATAAAGTCCATCGAGAAGTTTCACTATTGTGGTAAGGTCTACGACCTTGTCGTTGAGGATTATCATAACTTCATCGCCAATGGTGTCGTCGTTCACAACTGTTCCTATCCGAGGACAAGCTCTCAAAAGCTCCCAAAGAACCTAAACTTCCGCTCTATAATCCAAAACCTGGCAAAAATTCCAGAGTATAAACCTCACGCTCATGAGCTCTTAGGAAAAGGAATTTTAAAACCAGTTGAAGGCAAGAAAGATGACCCTGCCCATCCAGCCATATACCCAACAGGTGAAGTACCAAAGCCAGGAGACTTAAACAAAGACGAACAAAATCTCTATGATTTGATTGTTAGACGATTTCTTGCAGCATTTGCAGAACCAGCGATTAGAGAGAGTATGAAGATTATTATAAATTCAAACAAGCATCATTTCATTCTTAACGGCTCAAGAACAATTAAAGAGGGATGGCTTAAGATTTATGGAAAATATGTAAAGTTTGATGAAGTTATTCTCCCAAAATTTGAGAAAGGAGAAAAAGTGAATGTCATTCAGATAAAAAAAGAGAAAAAGAAAACCAAACCTCCTGCAAGGTATTCTCCTGCTAGCATTATTAAAAAAATGGAAGACTTGGGAATCGGAACAAAAGCAACAAGAGCTCAGATTCTGGAAACTCTTTACTCCAGAGGATACATAGAGGGGAAAAAGAAAATAAAAGTCACTCCTCTTGGTATAAAAGTCATTGAGGCCCTAGAAAATAATGTCCCAGATATCATAAGTGTTGAACTTACAAGGGAATTTGAACAAAAAATGGAAGAGATTATGGCAAGAAAACTAAAAAAAGAGAGGGTAATTGAAGAATCAAAAACAGCCCTAATCAAAGTACTAAAAGAGTTCAAAAACAAAGAAGGTGAGATCGGAAAGAAACTCCTTGAAACTTTCCTCGAAAATGAGAAAAACAAGAAGAGCAAAAGAAAGAATGTAAAAGAACTAAAGCCAGAGGAAGAAAAAGTCATACAAGTGGAAGCGGATTTTGAGAACAAAGGAAAAGAGAAGATAATAGTGGGGAGCTGTCCCAAGTGTGGAGGGGATCTGGTTGTTAGATATAACAGGAGAACTGGAAAAAGGTTTGTAGGCTGTTCTAATTGGCCAAATTGTAATGTGACATACCCCTTACTTCAAAGGGGGCAGATAATACCAACTGGAAAAACTTGTTCAGAATGTGGAAATGCACCAATAATAAAAATCAAGGAACGTAATAGGGAATATGAAGTCTGTCTTGATATGAACTGCAACAAAAATAGGAAAAAGAAATGAATTAAAAGAAGTTAGAGAAGCTCTTTAAGAAGTGCAATTCTTCTTGGACTCATTAACACTTTTGGGTGTTTAAGCAGTGTTTTAATGACCTCCGAGTAGCGGCCTCCTGCAATTTTCTCCGCATCTATACCACTGAGTGTTTGTATAAAAACGTCTAGATCTTCATCTGTTAGGTGTTCTACCACCTTTCTAACTCTTAAAACGCGCTCAAGACGTTTTCCATCTTTTTCCCACCATTCTGTGGTATAGTTCTTTAGAAGCTCAAAGTTTTCTTCTTTTAGAGCCTCAACTATCCATTTGCTTGCTATTGCTCCGGCTTCCATAGCCTCCGCCATGCCCCCACCATGCATTGGATTTACCTGTCTTGCTGCATCTCCTACTACTAAAACATTGTTTTTGACAAGTTCCTTCAAGAAGCCTCCAACTGGAATGACTCCAACGTTTACTTCAAGGATTTTCTTGAATGGTATGTTATTCTCTTTAAGCCACTTGTCAAGGTAGTATTTTGCAGTCATTGGGTTGTCAGAATTGATTCCAACACCAACGTTTGCTCTATCTTCGTCCTTTGGAAATACCCATACGTATCCTCTAGGAGCCACATTATTTCCAAACCAAAGGTGAATTAAATCAGGATCAAACCCTTCTATAAGCATTTCATATTCATAAGCAGAATCAAACTCATGCGGAGGAGCATAAGTGTTAATCCCTGCCTTTCTGGCTATAGTGCTTTCAACACCATCGGCTGCTACTAATATATCTGCACGTATCTCTATTGGTTCCCCTTCCTTCTTAGCCTTTATCCCAATTATTTTCCCATCTTCTCTTATAACATCAGTTGCCTCAGTTCTGGGAAGTACGTCTGCTCCAGCCCTCGCAGCGTAGAATGCAAGCATCTTGTCGAAAACCTTCCGTTCTAGGATAACCCCACTAACTCTACTGTACCTCATTTCAAGAGTATAACCGCTTGGAGAGTAAAGACGTGCCCCATAAATTTCACGATTAATGAAACGCTTATCATAGGGAATGTTATGTTTTTCAAACACACCTATATTAATGCCCTCAGCACACTGTTTTGGTGCACCTATAGCGGGTTTTTTATCTATAAGAAGAACGGAGTGCCCTTCTTTAGCAACGTTTCTCGCTACAATGGGCCCTGCTATTCCTGCACCAACCACTACTACATCGTATTTCATTATTTCGCTCATGTTTTCCCCTCCACTACTTCAGCTTCTAATGCTCCAACGGGACATGCTGTTACACATATTCTGCATGAAATACATTTATCTTGAAAGAACTCCCATTTGGAAGAGCTTACTTTTATTGCAAGTGAAGGGCAGACCCCCGCACATCCCCCACATAGGTAGCACTTATCCTCATTTACAATGATTCTAATCTTCTCTGTCATGAAGAACCCTCCGCTCTATTTCTCTTATAGCGCTTCTTTGTCAATCTTAATTATATTCTTTTTTATGATTATCGGTACTACCTTAGAGAGTTCTTCAACTTTTTCTCTTACCTCTCTTTCTTTGAGGTTTAATACATCGCTTAGATCCTCAACAGTCGCAGTGTCGTAAAGCAAAAGATAATGGAGGATTGCAAGCTGTGTCATGTCCCCCACTTCTTTTAGATATTTATCCTTAAGGTTTTTCATAAGGTTATTTCTATAGCTTTCAATATTTTTCAAAGCTTCAATAACCTGTTCGAGTTTTTTGTTTGCATTAATGAACGCCTTTATCATAGAATGAAGATCCTGTGGAAACTTTTCAAGCTCATTGAGTTTAATTTCTAATTTCTCAAGTTTCTCTGGTTCATCTAAGTCAAGTCCCTTATACCAAAAAATATTTGGGGTGATTGTTACTAGGAAGGTTTTGGATACTGCTATAGAATAATATTTTCGTGTGGGACCAATAAACCCTTCTTCTTTTTCATAAGATTTTAGAACTCTTTCTCTCTCCATGATTTTTAAGTGTCTTGAAACTGCTGTGGAAGAAACATTAACCTTGCTACTGAGCAAGCTGAAATAGCACTCCGTACATGTTAAGTGACTGAGCAAGTCCCTCCTCACCTTGTTGCCCAAGATGTAAAATATATCTGGTTCAGACATGTTGCTCACCTACCCAAATCTGTATCGTAAAGTTTATATACTGTCATCTTAACCTCTGGTTGAAAACCCTAAATTTGTAAAGCCTTCGTATGTAGGTTGCACCCGAAGGTTAAAAAGCTTTAGTTTGAAACTGGTTGGAGGTGTGTAAGAATGGCACTCATTAGTGATGGAGATAAGAAGATAATTAAGGAGGAATTCTTTTCAAAGCTTGTTAATCCAGTTAAACTACTGGTATTCATAGGAAAAGACCACTGCCAATACTGTGATCAACTAAAACAGCTTGTTGAAGAGATAAGTGAGTTAAGCGATCTTGTAACATACGAACTTCATGACTTTGACAGTGAAAAAGAATTAGCAGAAAAGTACAGAATAGACATTGCTCCTGCAGTTGTAATGACACAAAATGGAAAGGATCTTGGCGTCAGGTATTTCGGGCTTCCTGCCGGCCATGAGTTTGGATCCTTCCTTGAGGATATCGTGGACGTTTCAAAAGGTGAGACTGATCTTTCAGAAGAAACCAAAGAAGCCCTTAAAGAAATAAACAAGGATGTGCAGATCTACGTTTTCGTTACTCCAACATGTCCATACTGTCCAATGGCAGTAAGAATGGCACACAAATTTGCAATTGAGCATGCCCTTGCTGGCAATGACAGAATACTTGGTGACATGATAGAGGCCATTGAATTTCCCGAGCTTGCCGAGCAATATGGAGTTATGGCAGTGCCAAAAGTTGTTATCAAAGTAAATGGTGAGGACAAAATCTCATTTGAAGGGGCCTATCCCGAGAAAATGTTCCTCGAAAAGCTTCTTGAAGCTCTCGAATGAAATCTGTTCTTTTATTATTTTATTCCAAAGAAATAGTTATAGAAAAGAAAATTTTCTAAAATAGATCATTCGATATCCAAGATTTTCCTTAACTCATCAGTCTTTAGAAATTTTCCATTGTCGTATATTAACTCTCCACCGACGAAAACTTTTTCTACATCACTTCCTTTAGCTGAATAGACAAGATGAGAAAGCATATTCTCCCTTGGCAAAAAGTGGAGTTTTCTTGTGTTTATGAGCACCAAATCAGCAAGATATCCATTTTCTATAAGGCCTGCTTTTAGGTTTAGAGCCTTGGCTCCTCCTAATGTCGCCCAGTAAAAGACATCCTTTGCAGTAGGCATTATCGGATTGTTATTTTTCACTTTATTTAAAATAGCTGCAAATTTCATCTCCAGAATCATGTCCATGGAGTTATTAGAAACTGCACAATCATTTCCGAGAGCTATTTTACCACCGAGTTTCCAGATGTCAAGTATGGGCCCAACATAACCTTCCAGTTTTGCTAAACTTACAGGACAATGAACCAAAGTTGCATTACTCTTTGCATAGAGTTTAACTTCTTCTTTAGATAGATAAATCCCATGAACTCCAATAAAATTGGCTTTTAAAGTCCCTGTGT harbors:
- the pdo gene encoding protein disulfide oxidoreductase → MALISDGDKKIIKEEFFSKLVNPVKLLVFIGKDHCQYCDQLKQLVEEISELSDLVTYELHDFDSEKELAEKYRIDIAPAVVMTQNGKDLGVRYFGLPAGHEFGSFLEDIVDVSKGETDLSEETKEALKEINKDVQIYVFVTPTCPYCPMAVRMAHKFAIEHALAGNDRILGDMIEAIEFPELAEQYGVMAVPKVVIKVNGEDKISFEGAYPEKMFLEKLLEALE
- the surR gene encoding sulfur metabolism transcriptional regulator SurR is translated as MSEPDIFYILGNKVRRDLLSHLTCTECYFSLLSSKVNVSSTAVSRHLKIMERERVLKSYEKEEGFIGPTRKYYSIAVSKTFLVTITPNIFWYKGLDLDEPEKLEKLEIKLNELEKFPQDLHSMIKAFINANKKLEQVIEALKNIESYRNNLMKNLKDKYLKEVGDMTQLAILHYLLLYDTATVEDLSDVLNLKEREVREKVEELSKVVPIIIKKNIIKIDKEAL
- a CDS encoding geranylgeranyl reductase family protein gives rise to the protein MKYDVVVVGAGIAGPIVARNVAKEGHSVLLIDKKPAIGAPKQCAEGINIGVFEKHNIPYDKRFINREIYGARLYSPSGYTLEMRYSRVSGVILERKVFDKMLAFYAARAGADVLPRTEATDVIREDGKIIGIKAKKEGEPIEIRADILVAADGVESTIARKAGINTYAPPHEFDSAYEYEMLIEGFDPDLIHLWFGNNVAPRGYVWVFPKDEDRANVGVGINSDNPMTAKYYLDKWLKENNIPFKKILEVNVGVIPVGGFLKELVKNNVLVVGDAARQVNPMHGGGMAEAMEAGAIASKWIVEALKEENFELLKNYTTEWWEKDGKRLERVLRVRKVVEHLTDEDLDVFIQTLSGIDAEKIAGGRYSEVIKTLLKHPKVLMSPRRIALLKELL
- the topA gene encoding DNA topoisomerase I — protein: MTTLIIAEKPNVAKKIAYALAERKPIRKTIGKVPYYELTRDGKKIIVAPAVGHLFSLAPKERTYGYPVFDIDWVPVYLAEKGKSYTKDYIKALKELAKQADEFVIACDYDTEGEVIGYTALKYACGVEPSKAKRMKFSALTKQDLLRAWYNLEPTINFGMADAGITRHILDWYWGVNLSRALSSAIRKSSGKWHVLSTGRVQGPTLKFLVDREKEIENFVPTPYWVIKMILEKNGEQYTANYEKDRILNEEEAKRIVEEAKKGPAFVEKIEITQQKRSPPYPFDLGTLQRESYSAFGYSPKKTLEIAQKLYEKGYCLHPDSLIPTPKGVKKIEELPKEGEVFALDFDLKLSRARYRLLERDADELMYKVTLSDRTELYLTGDHPVLAYRDDRLIFVPAEELKDDDQVVLLINPWKFQSASETPKLFDFILKNASSMKDYILYDQSFGSVIRNRIKKAGLKVEILWKFKIKEPTYYKYLRGKMPVPVFKFLIERGVISKEEAREVFKGFSYSTSLSAVSFEFNEDFWYLYGFVVGDCHLDKRGQITIGARDRTEETIMAIQEVANSIGVRFAYDSRYKIIRLGSKSLVRLFELLGCPYGNKMKIFEIPGEVMAKPGWMASFLAGYYDADSHIGTKSTGGRKSLSPQIVLTSKNRRAIYTVKLMWQLLGVGTYLWERKDKNGNLMAYELKVYSRDSLKFYEIMKDHLRVKRCDLEKVRNAAIRKRKSYSHHYSVLKVTDWNGKLKSNKKLWKEFDISNQTAHGRGISLDKLRRIRDYLTDEDLRRIATGDVYILGIKSIEKFHYCGKVYDLVVEDYHNFIANGVVVHNCSYPRTSSQKLPKNLNFRSIIQNLAKIPEYKPHAHELLGKGILKPVEGKKDDPAHPAIYPTGEVPKPGDLNKDEQNLYDLIVRRFLAAFAEPAIRESMKIIINSNKHHFILNGSRTIKEGWLKIYGKYVKFDEVILPKFEKGEKVNVIQIKKEKKKTKPPARYSPASIIKKMEDLGIGTKATRAQILETLYSRGYIEGKKKIKVTPLGIKVIEALENNVPDIISVELTREFEQKMEEIMARKLKKERVIEESKTALIKVLKEFKNKEGEIGKKLLETFLENEKNKKSKRKNVKELKPEEEKVIQVEADFENKGKEKIIVGSCPKCGGDLVVRYNRRTGKRFVGCSNWPNCNVTYPLLQRGQIIPTGKTCSECGNAPIIKIKERNREYEVCLDMNCNKNRKKK
- a CDS encoding DUF362 domain-containing protein codes for the protein MTEKIRIIVNEDKCYLCGGCAGVCPSLAIKVSSSKWEFFQDKCISCRICVTACPVGALEAEVVEGKT